Proteins encoded within one genomic window of Solea senegalensis isolate Sse05_10M linkage group LG11, IFAPA_SoseM_1, whole genome shotgun sequence:
- the syf2 gene encoding pre-mRNA-splicing factor syf2 isoform X3, protein MVSLPVFATRRGTTMASCSEGSRTATEEETTESPAAQKREARLRKFRELHFKRNEARKLNHQEVVEEDKRLKLPTNWEAKKARLEWELAEDQKKKDCADRGENYDQVKLLEITADDAERWERKKKKKNPDTGFAGYAEAQLRQYQRLTKQIRPDLESYEKQRQECGEDFYPTANSLIHGTHVPTKDGIDRMVEDVEKQIEKRAKYSRRRAYNDDADIDYINERNAKFNKKAERFYGKYTAEIKQNLERGTAV, encoded by the exons ATGG TCTCACTTCCGGTGTTCGCCACTCGCCGAGGAACAACAATGGCGTCCTGTAGTGAG GGATCTCGTACAGCCACCGAAGAGGAAACAACCGAATCCCCTGCGGCACAGAAGCGAGAGGCGAGATTACGAAAATTCCGAGAGTTACACTTTAAAAGG AATGAAGCACGTAAGCTGAATCACCAGGAGGTTGTGGAGGAGGACAAGAGATTGAAACTTCCTACAAACTGGGAGGCAAAGAAAGCCAGACTGGAGTGGGAGCTTGCTGAAGACCAGAAGAAAAAG GATTGCGCGGACAGAGGTGAGAACTATGACCAAGTGAAACTGCTGGAGATCACTGCTGATGATGCGGAGCGatgggagaggaagaaaaagaagaagaacccAGACACTGGATTTGCAG GTTATGCTGAGGCCCAGTTGCGACAGTACCAGAGGCTCACTAAGCAGATCAGACCAGACTTGGAAAGCTATGAGAAACAGCGGCAAGAATG TGGTGAAGACTTCTACCCTACAGCCAACAGCCTGATCCACGGCACACATGTCCCCACAAAGGATGGAATCGACCGCATGGTGGAAGATGTCGAGAAACA GATCGAGAAGCGGGCCAAGTACAGCCGACGCAGGGCCTATAACGACGACGCAGACATCGACTACATTAACGAGAGGAACGCCAAGTTCAACAAGAAGGCAGAGCGCTTCTACGGCAAATACACAGCAGAGATCAAACAGAACTTGGAGAGAGGCACAGCTGTCTAG
- the syf2 gene encoding pre-mRNA-splicing factor syf2 isoform X2 codes for MGKSVSLPVFATRRGTTMASCSEGSRTATEEETTESPAAQKREARLRKFRELHFKRNEARKLNHQEVVEEDKRLKLPTNWEAKKARLEWELAEDQKKKDCADRGENYDQVKLLEITADDAERWERKKKKKNPDTGFAGYAEAQLRQYQRLTKQIRPDLESYEKQRQECGEDFYPTANSLIHGTHVPTKDGIDRMVEDVEKQIEKRAKYSRRRAYNDDADIDYINERNAKFNKKAERFYGKYTAEIKQNLERGTAV; via the exons ATGGGTAAGTCAG TCTCACTTCCGGTGTTCGCCACTCGCCGAGGAACAACAATGGCGTCCTGTAGTGAG GGATCTCGTACAGCCACCGAAGAGGAAACAACCGAATCCCCTGCGGCACAGAAGCGAGAGGCGAGATTACGAAAATTCCGAGAGTTACACTTTAAAAGG AATGAAGCACGTAAGCTGAATCACCAGGAGGTTGTGGAGGAGGACAAGAGATTGAAACTTCCTACAAACTGGGAGGCAAAGAAAGCCAGACTGGAGTGGGAGCTTGCTGAAGACCAGAAGAAAAAG GATTGCGCGGACAGAGGTGAGAACTATGACCAAGTGAAACTGCTGGAGATCACTGCTGATGATGCGGAGCGatgggagaggaagaaaaagaagaagaacccAGACACTGGATTTGCAG GTTATGCTGAGGCCCAGTTGCGACAGTACCAGAGGCTCACTAAGCAGATCAGACCAGACTTGGAAAGCTATGAGAAACAGCGGCAAGAATG TGGTGAAGACTTCTACCCTACAGCCAACAGCCTGATCCACGGCACACATGTCCCCACAAAGGATGGAATCGACCGCATGGTGGAAGATGTCGAGAAACA GATCGAGAAGCGGGCCAAGTACAGCCGACGCAGGGCCTATAACGACGACGCAGACATCGACTACATTAACGAGAGGAACGCCAAGTTCAACAAGAAGGCAGAGCGCTTCTACGGCAAATACACAGCAGAGATCAAACAGAACTTGGAGAGAGGCACAGCTGTCTAG
- the syf2 gene encoding pre-mRNA-splicing factor syf2 isoform X1: protein MLNLCVGTVVNGCFTGPCAFISVSLPVFATRRGTTMASCSEGSRTATEEETTESPAAQKREARLRKFRELHFKRNEARKLNHQEVVEEDKRLKLPTNWEAKKARLEWELAEDQKKKDCADRGENYDQVKLLEITADDAERWERKKKKKNPDTGFAGYAEAQLRQYQRLTKQIRPDLESYEKQRQECGEDFYPTANSLIHGTHVPTKDGIDRMVEDVEKQIEKRAKYSRRRAYNDDADIDYINERNAKFNKKAERFYGKYTAEIKQNLERGTAV, encoded by the exons ATGTTGAACTTGTGTGTGGGTACGGTGGTGAACGGATGCTTCACGGGACCCTGCGCTTTCATCTCTG TCTCACTTCCGGTGTTCGCCACTCGCCGAGGAACAACAATGGCGTCCTGTAGTGAG GGATCTCGTACAGCCACCGAAGAGGAAACAACCGAATCCCCTGCGGCACAGAAGCGAGAGGCGAGATTACGAAAATTCCGAGAGTTACACTTTAAAAGG AATGAAGCACGTAAGCTGAATCACCAGGAGGTTGTGGAGGAGGACAAGAGATTGAAACTTCCTACAAACTGGGAGGCAAAGAAAGCCAGACTGGAGTGGGAGCTTGCTGAAGACCAGAAGAAAAAG GATTGCGCGGACAGAGGTGAGAACTATGACCAAGTGAAACTGCTGGAGATCACTGCTGATGATGCGGAGCGatgggagaggaagaaaaagaagaagaacccAGACACTGGATTTGCAG GTTATGCTGAGGCCCAGTTGCGACAGTACCAGAGGCTCACTAAGCAGATCAGACCAGACTTGGAAAGCTATGAGAAACAGCGGCAAGAATG TGGTGAAGACTTCTACCCTACAGCCAACAGCCTGATCCACGGCACACATGTCCCCACAAAGGATGGAATCGACCGCATGGTGGAAGATGTCGAGAAACA GATCGAGAAGCGGGCCAAGTACAGCCGACGCAGGGCCTATAACGACGACGCAGACATCGACTACATTAACGAGAGGAACGCCAAGTTCAACAAGAAGGCAGAGCGCTTCTACGGCAAATACACAGCAGAGATCAAACAGAACTTGGAGAGAGGCACAGCTGTCTAG